Proteins co-encoded in one Quercus robur chromosome 8, dhQueRobu3.1, whole genome shotgun sequence genomic window:
- the LOC126696729 gene encoding receptor-like protein kinase FERONIA, giving the protein MKTHQIFCLFVILCRILTVTSTPRYIADENITISCGSSGISRANDERDWIGDIGSKFAPTEEPNHKSDTSTAEIQGTSNAVPYMTARLSNWQFTYVFPVTPGPKFVRLYFYSASYSGFERSKDFFTVKAGSFTLLANFSASILANSSRHSDIYKEFCINVDKSQKLNLTFIPFSSNYYAFINGIEIVSMPEDLYYRPHNVANGEELIPVYVGQAPQFYINDSMALEMVYRLNFGGGSISPKEDTGMFRQWSDGTIYRLSEGVNPRFVSMTLHYLYIPNYTAPDAVYLSAISMGPNSTRNLMSNLTWGLLVDTGFNYLVRLHFCEIEPNISIPGVRRFNIYIDYQQAEEAADVVLWTDSNYRPYFKDYVVMIRNKGEDKHLLSIDLQPRSDSILWDAILNGVEVFKLSDQYGNLAGPNMVPPLLDQEPAPAANESKTKKTIFIAIGSGLGILVVLTLVCCMVLCKLKKTRRFGSCHPLAKWWCRSRLDPYKREFSRRAASSLPGELCRYFRLDEIKTACNNFDEDLIIGVGGFGNVYKGLIEQGNMMVAIKRMKQESQQGVCEFLTEIEMLSQLRHVHLVSLIGYCNDEGEMILVYEYMANGTLRHHLYDTLNDPLTWKQRLQICIGAARGLHYLHTCSKHPIIHRDVKTTNILLDEKWVSKVSDFGLSKIGLDNTAVSTLVKGTLGYLDPDYARRQQLTEKSDVYSFGVVMFEVVCARKALNPKLQEEQRNLASWAQKCIDRGTISQIIDPYLTNKIAPECLKVYMELAESCVRDQGIQRPTMNDVMENLEFAFELQENAEARVEATKDTDSEEVSLFRVATTNGAPWLESTSGTELSTISSGLSYPSLDSVTTISITNQDFSSATKNSSS; this is encoded by the exons ATGAAGACCCACCAAATCTTCTGCTTATTCGTCATTCTTTGTCGTATTTTAACCGTAACCTCTACACCTCGTTATATTGCTGATGAAAATATTACCATCAGCTGTGGCTCCTCTGGCATCTCAAGGGCGAATGATGAGCGTGACTGGATCGGAGACATAGGCTCCAAGTTCGCTCCCACAGAAGAACCTAATCACAAGTCTGATACCTCTACAGCCGAAATCCAAGGTACCTCTAATGCTGTCCCATACATGACTGCCCGTTTATCCAACTGGCAATTCACATACGTGTTTCCGGTCACCCCTGGCCCAAAATTTGTTCGGTTGTACTTTTACTCGGCTTCTTACTCAGGTTTTGAAAGGTCTAAGGACTTTTTCACTGTCAAAGCGGGTTCGTTCACCTTACTTGCAAACTTCAGTGCTTCCATTCTTGCTAATTCATCGCGCCACAGTGATATTTATAAAGAGTTTTGCATCAATGTCGATAAGAGTCAAAAACTGAATTTGACCTTCATCCCTTTCTCTAGTAATTATTATGCTTTCATTAATGGAATTGAGATAGTTTCCATGCCTGAAGACTTGTACTATAGGCCACATAATGTCGCTAATGGTGAAGAACTCATCCCTGTTTATGTCGGCCAAGCTCCTCAGTTCTACATAAACGACAGCATGGCACTCGAGATGGTTTATCGattaaattttggtgggggctCGATATCACCAAAGGAAGACACTGGCATGTTTAGACAATGGTCCGACGGCACTATTTATCGGTTGAGTGAAGGTGTAAACCCTCGTTTTGTATCTATGACACTCCATTACTTATATATACCAAATTACACTGCACCTGACGCTGTCTATCTGTCTGCAATTTCAATGGGCCCAAACAGCACTAGGAACTTGATGTCTAATTTGACATGGGGATTACTTGTTGATACGGGATTCAATTATCTGGTGAGGCTCCATTTCTGCGAAATAGAGCCTAACATATCCATCCCCGGGGTAAGAAGATTCAACATCTATATAGACTATCAGCAAGCTGAAGAAGCGGCAGATGTAGTATTGTGGACTGACAGTAACTATAGGCCTTACTTCAAGGACTACGTAGTAATGATCAGAAATAAGGGTGAGGACAAGCATCTTCTTTCCATTGATCTACAACCTAGATCAGACTCTATTTTGTGGGATGCCATTTTAAACGGTGTGGAAGTGTTCAAGTTGAGTGATCAATATGGAAATCTTGCCGGACCCAATATGGTGCCTCCACTGCTGGATCAAGAACCTGCTCCAGCAGCCAACGAatccaagacaaagaaaacaATATTCATTGCCATTGGAAGTGGTTTGGGCATCTTAGTCGTGCTCACTCTAGTGTGTTGCATGGTTCTCTGTAAACTGAAGAAGACTAGGCGTTTTGGTTCTTGCCATCCTCTAGCAAAGTGGTGGTGTCGGTCTAGGCTAGATCCTTACAAAAGAGAGTTCTCAAGGAGAGCAGCTTCATCGCTGCCTGGAGAACTGTGCCGCTACTTCAGACTAGATGAAATCAAAACAGCATGCAACAACTTCGACGAAGATCTAATTATCGGTGTAGGTGGCTTTGGCAATGTTTATAAGGGTCTGATTGAGCAGG GTAATATGATGGTGGCAATCAAGCGCATGAAACAAGAATCTCAACAAGGTGTTTGTGAGTTTTTGACAGAGATTGAGATGCTTTCTCAACTTCGTCATGTGCACCTTGTGTCTCTCATCGGATACTGCAATGATGAGGGTGAGATGATACTTGTTTACGAGTACATGGCAAATGGTACCCTCCGCCACCACCTCTATGACACCCTTAATGATCCCCTCACCTGGAAACAAAGGCTCCAGATATGCATAGGAGCAGCACGTGGTTTGCACTACCTCCACACATGTTCAAAGCACCCTATTATCCACCGTGATGTGAAGACAACAAATATTCTATTGGACGAGAAATGGGTATCCAAGGTTTCCGATTTCGGATTATCCAAAATTGGTTTAGATAACACTGCGGTTAGTACACTAGTAAAGGGGACATTGGGGTATTTGGATCCAGATTATGCTAGGCGCCAACAATTGACTGAGAAATCCGATGTGTACTCATTTGGTGTAGTGATGTTTGAAGTGGTATGTGCCAGAAAAGCATTGAATCCAAAACTCCAAGAAGAGCAGAGAAATTTGGCAAGCTGGGCTCAGAAATGCATTGATAGaggaaccatcagccaaatcaTTGATCCGTATCTAACGAACAAGATAGCACCAGAGTGTTTAAAGGTATACATGGAACTTGCAGAAAGTTGTGTACGTGATCAGGGAATCCAACGGCCCACGATGAATGATGTGATGGAAAACCTAGAGTTTGCATTTGAACTCCAGGAGAATGCAGAAGCAAGAGTAGAAGCAACCAAGGATACTGATTCAGAAGAGGTATCATTATTCCGTGTTGCGACTACCAATGGAGCTCCTTGGTTGGAGTCGACTAGTGGAACTGAGTTAAGTACAATTAGTAGTGGATTAAGTTACCCTAGTCTTGATTCTGTCACTACTATTAGTATCACAAATCAAGATTTCTCCTCGGCCACTAAAAACAGTAGTTCTTAA